Within the Magnetospirillum sp. ME-1 genome, the region ACGCCTTCGCCCATGAATCCGGCATCCACCAGGACGGGGTGCTGAAGCACGCCCAGACCTACGAGATCATGACCCCGGACTCGGTGGGGCTGCACCGCTCCTCGCTGGTGATGGGCAAGCATTCGGGCCGCGCCGCCTTCAAGGCCAAGCTGAAGGAGCTGGGCTACGAACTGGGCGACAACGCGGTCGAGGACGCCTTCACCCGCTTCAAGGACCTGGCCGATCGCAAGAAGGACGTGTTCGACGAGGACATCGTCGCCCTGGTGGACGACGCCGTGGTGCGCGGCAACGACCGGCTGAAGCTGGTGTCGCTGGAAGTGCTGTGCGGCACCAAGCACCAGCCGCCCTCGGCCGAGTTGGAACTGTCGGTGGACGGCGTGGTGAAAAGCGTGCGCGCCACCGGCGACGGCCCCGTCGACGCCACCTTCAACGCCATCAAGGCGCTGTTCCCCCACGAGGTGAAGCTGCAGCTCTATCAGGTGAGCGCGGTGACCCAGGGAACCGACGCCCAGGCCGAGGTGACCGTGCGCCTGGAAGAGGACGGCAAGAGCGTCAACGGCCAGGGCGCCGAGACCGATACTTTGGTCGCGTCGGCCAGGGCGTATGTCAATGCCCTGAACAAACTTCTGGTCAAGCGGCAAAAAACCGCCCCCGACGCCGCCGGAGCGTGATAAAAGCACGCCCGCGGTTGGGACCCTTGAAAATGCATCGTACGGTGAGCGAGGTATTATGTTTTCGAAGCTGACGGGTTGGATGTCCGCCGACATGGCGATCGATCTTGGGACCGCCAATACGCTGGTCTACGTCAAGGGTCGAGGGATCGTCCTCAACGAGCCGTCGGTGGTCGCCATCGCCGAGGAAAAGGGCAAGAAGAAGGTCCTGGCCGTCGGCGACGAAGCCAAGATGATGCTGGGCCGCACGCCCGGCTACATCCAGGCCATCCGCCCCCTGCGCGACGGCGTCATCGCCGACTTCGAAGTGGCGGAAGAGATGATCAAGCACTTCATCCGCAAGGTGCACAACCGCCGCTCGTTCGCCAGCCCGCTGGTCATCGTCTGCGTGCCGTCGGGCTCCACCGCCGTCGAGCGCCGCGCCATTCAGGAATCGGCGGAAAGCGCCGGCGCGCGCCGCGTCTTCCTGATCGAGGAGCCCATGGCGGCCGCCATCGGCGCCGGCCTGCCCGTCACCGAGCCCACCGGCTCCATGGTGGTGGACATCGGCGGCGGCACCACCGAGGTGGCGGTTCTCTCGCTGGGCGGCATCGTCTATTCCCGCTCGGTGCGCGTCGGCGGCGACAAGATGGACGAGGCGATCATCGCCTATATCCGCCGCAACCATAACCTTCTGGTGGGCGAAGGCTCGGCCGAGCGCATCAAGAAGGAAATCGGCTCCGCCTGCCCGCCCGAGGACGGCGAGGGCCGCACCATGGAGATCAAGGGCCGCGACCTGATGAACGGTGTGCCCAAGGAACTGATCATCTCGGAACGCCAGATCGCCGAATCCCTGGCCGAGCCGGTGGGCGCCATCATCGAGGCGGTCAAGGTGGCCCTCGAGCACACCGCGCCGGAACTGGCCGCCGACATCGTCGACAAGGGCATCGTGCTCACCGGCGGCGGCGCCCTGCTGTCCAACCTGGATTACGTGCTGCGCCATGCCACCGGCCTGCCGGTCTCCATCGCCGACGACCCGCTGTCCTGCGTGGCGCTGGGCACCGGCCGCGCCCTGGAAGAAATGCCCAAGCTGAAGAACGTGCTGACCAGCATGTACTAGACGCGGTGAATCCTCCCGGCCCCCGGCCGGGAGGATGGGCTTTGATTCCCTGGCTTTGTTGCGCCGCGACCACCTTAATTAGTGGTTTTACGCAAACTAGATATAGTAGTATCGACCCGACGCTTTCCCCTTTGTGCCGGGGGCGTGCGGAGGAACGGAGGGGCTAGGTGAAGCAGTCGGGTGCGGCAGGTCGGCTCGCGACATTAAGGCTGCTGGTCCAGCGCTTCGCCTTCCTGTCCCTGATCGTGGCCTCGGTGGCCCTGATGATCCTGGGCAAGGCCGACATCGTCCTGATCGAGCGCACCCGCGCCCTGGTGGCCGACGCCATCGCCCCCATCCTGGACGCCATGGCGCGCCCCGCCGCCACCATCGCCCAGGTCACCGAGAATTTCCACGAACTGGCCAATCTTCGCACCGAGAACGCCCGGCTCAAGGAAGAGAACGCCAAGCTGATGCACTGGCAGACGGTGGCCCGGCGCCTGGAAGCCGAGAACACCGTGCTGCACGACCAGCTGAACTTCATCCCCGATCCCGACCCCGCCTTCGTCACCGCAAGGGTGATCGGCGACATGGGTTCGGCCTTCGGCCAGAGCATGCTGCTGGGCGCCGGCGCCAAGGACGGGGTGCGCAAGGGCCAGGCGGTGCTGACCGGCGAATCCCTGGCCGGACACGTGGCCGAGGTGGGCGCCCGCTCGGCGCGCCTGCTGCTGATCACCGACATCAACGCCCGCACCCCGGTCATGCTGGAGGCCACCCGCACCCGGGCCATCCTCACCGGCGACAACAGCCAGCGCCCGCGCCTGAACTACATCACCGGCAGCCCGACCATCTCGGTGGGCGACCGGGTGGTCACCGCCGCCTCGGGCGGGGCCTTCCCGCCGGGCATCCCGGTGGGCGTGGTGTCGTCGGTGACCGACGGCATCGTCCGGGTCGAGCCCTTCGTCCGCCGCCATCGCCTGGAATTCGTCTCGGTGGTGGATTTCGGCCTGGGCGGCATCCTGCCGTTCGAACGCCCGCCGCCGCCCGAACGCCGCCGCCGGGGGAAAGAGGAGTGAAGCCCTCGGTCTGGGTGAAGATGGACACCTGGGTCCGCCACTCGGTCCCCTTCGGCATCACCGTGTTCCTGCTCCTTCTCACCGCCATTCCCACCCATATCCCCGGCTTTTCCGGCATCGCGCCCATGCTGCCGCTGATGGGGGTCTATTACTGGGCCATCTACCGGCCCGACCTGCTGCCTGCCTGGCTGGCCTTCGTCATCGGCCTGCTCTACGACATCGTCGCCGGCACGCCGCTCGGGGTGAACGCCCTGGTGATGCTGCTGGTCCAGGGCACGGCGGCGTCCCAGCGCAAGTTCTTCCTGGGCAAATCCTTCGCCGTCACCTGGTGGGCCTTCAGCCTGCTGACCGCCGGCGCCATCGGCATGGCCTGGCTGCTGCTGTCCTTCGTCAAGGGAAGGCCCCTGGACATCACCCCGGTGGTGTTCGAGTACCTGATGACGCTGGCCCTGTTTCCGCTGCTGACCTGGACCCTGGCCCGGACACAGCTCGCCTTCCTGCGCGACGTGTAGCCATGTACCACGACAACGACCGCTCCAAGCTGTTCACCCGCCGGGCCATGATGCTGGCCGGGGGCAAGGCGACCCTGATGGGGGCCCTGGCGGCGCGCATGTACTACCTGCAGGTCATGGAGGCGGACAAATACGCCGTCCAGGCCGAGGACAACCGCATCAGCACCCGCCTGCTGGCTCCGCCGCGCGGCCTGATTCTCGACCGCAACGGCATCGCCATGGCGGTCAACCAGCACAATTACCGCGTCATGGTGGTGGCCGAGCAGACGCCGTCGCTGGACTACACCCTGGACGCGCTTTCGAAGATCATCACCATCGGCGACGGCGACCGCGCCCGCATCCACAAGGAGGTGCGCCGCCGCCGCAGCTTCGTGCCCTTGAGCGTGCGCGAGAACCTGACCTGGGAGGAAGTGGCGCGCGTCGAAGTCAACGCCGCCGACCTGCCGGGCGTGGTGATCGACGTGGGCCAGAGCCGCTATTATCCGCTGGAAAGCTTGGGCGCCCATATCCTGGGCTATGTCTCGGCGGTGTCGGAGAACGAGCTTTCCGGCGATCCGCTGGAGGAGCTGCCGGGATTCCGCATCGGCAAGGGCGGCGTGGAGCGCATCTACGACATGGCGCTGCGCGGCCGGCACGGCACCTCGACGCTGGAGGTCAACTCGGTGGGCCGCGTCATCCGCGAGCTCGAGCGCAAGGAGGGCGAGCCCGGCATCGACCTCAACCTGACGCTGGACATGAAGCTGCAGGAATACGCCGCCCAGCGCTTGGGCGATGAAAGCGCCGCCGTGGTGGTGATGGACATCCATACCGGCGACGTGCTGGTGATGGCGTCCACTCCCTCCTTCGACCCCAATTCCTTCAATCGCGGCCTGTCCAACGAGGAATGGAAGGATCTGTCCACCAATCCCCGCTCGCCGCTGACCAACAAGGCCATCGGCGGCACCTTCGCGCCGGGCTCCACCTTCAAGATGCTGACCGCCCTGGCCGCCCTGGAAGCCCGCGACATCACGCCGGAAATGCGGGTGTTCTGCTCGGGCCATACCCAGCTGGGCAGCATCAAGTTCCACTGCTGGAAGAAGGAAGGCCACGGGGCGCAGGATCTGGTCAACGGCATCAAGAATTCCTGCGACGTCTACTTCTATGAAGTGGCGCGCCGCGTCGGCTACGAGAAGATCGCCGAAATGGCCAAGAAATTCGGCCTGGGCGCGCCGACCGGCATCGACCTGCCCGGCGAGAAGGCGGGCATCATCCCCAACAAGGCCTGGAAGAAGGCGGCGCTGAAGCAACCCTGGCACCCGGGCGAGACCCTGATCAACGCCATCGGCCAGGGTTACGTCACCGCCACCGCCATGCAGTTGGCCACCATGACGGCGCGCATCGCCAATGGCGGCTTCGCCGTGGTGCCCCATGTGGCCCGCGACCAGATCAGCGAAAAGACGGCCAGAAGCCGTACCGCTCCCTCCTGGCCCAGCCTCGACGTGTCCCGCCAGTCCCTGGCCTGGGTG harbors:
- a CDS encoding rod shape-determining protein yields the protein MFSKLTGWMSADMAIDLGTANTLVYVKGRGIVLNEPSVVAIAEEKGKKKVLAVGDEAKMMLGRTPGYIQAIRPLRDGVIADFEVAEEMIKHFIRKVHNRRSFASPLVIVCVPSGSTAVERRAIQESAESAGARRVFLIEEPMAAAIGAGLPVTEPTGSMVVDIGGGTTEVAVLSLGGIVYSRSVRVGGDKMDEAIIAYIRRNHNLLVGEGSAERIKKEIGSACPPEDGEGRTMEIKGRDLMNGVPKELIISERQIAESLAEPVGAIIEAVKVALEHTAPELAADIVDKGIVLTGGGALLSNLDYVLRHATGLPVSIADDPLSCVALGTGRALEEMPKLKNVLTSMY
- the mreC gene encoding rod shape-determining protein MreC, with the translated sequence MKQSGAAGRLATLRLLVQRFAFLSLIVASVALMILGKADIVLIERTRALVADAIAPILDAMARPAATIAQVTENFHELANLRTENARLKEENAKLMHWQTVARRLEAENTVLHDQLNFIPDPDPAFVTARVIGDMGSAFGQSMLLGAGAKDGVRKGQAVLTGESLAGHVAEVGARSARLLLITDINARTPVMLEATRTRAILTGDNSQRPRLNYITGSPTISVGDRVVTAASGGAFPPGIPVGVVSSVTDGIVRVEPFVRRHRLEFVSVVDFGLGGILPFERPPPPERRRRGKEE
- the mreD gene encoding rod shape-determining protein MreD, with amino-acid sequence MKPSVWVKMDTWVRHSVPFGITVFLLLLTAIPTHIPGFSGIAPMLPLMGVYYWAIYRPDLLPAWLAFVIGLLYDIVAGTPLGVNALVMLLVQGTAASQRKFFLGKSFAVTWWAFSLLTAGAIGMAWLLLSFVKGRPLDITPVVFEYLMTLALFPLLTWTLARTQLAFLRDV
- the mrdA gene encoding penicillin-binding protein 2, translated to MYHDNDRSKLFTRRAMMLAGGKATLMGALAARMYYLQVMEADKYAVQAEDNRISTRLLAPPRGLILDRNGIAMAVNQHNYRVMVVAEQTPSLDYTLDALSKIITIGDGDRARIHKEVRRRRSFVPLSVRENLTWEEVARVEVNAADLPGVVIDVGQSRYYPLESLGAHILGYVSAVSENELSGDPLEELPGFRIGKGGVERIYDMALRGRHGTSTLEVNSVGRVIRELERKEGEPGIDLNLTLDMKLQEYAAQRLGDESAAVVVMDIHTGDVLVMASTPSFDPNSFNRGLSNEEWKDLSTNPRSPLTNKAIGGTFAPGSTFKMLTALAALEARDITPEMRVFCSGHTQLGSIKFHCWKKEGHGAQDLVNGIKNSCDVYFYEVARRVGYEKIAEMAKKFGLGAPTGIDLPGEKAGIIPNKAWKKAALKQPWHPGETLINAIGQGYVTATAMQLATMTARIANGGFAVVPHVARDQISEKTARSRTAPSWPSLDVSRQSLAWVRKGMFAVSNEPGGTAYKARITQEGMWLSGKTGSAQVRRITMRERETGVKKNDQLPWKERDHALFVAYAPEENPRYSIAVIVEHGGGGSAVAAPIARDIMIEVQKRDMARVAADTGGDSIAPDLRRF